From Anopheles funestus chromosome 3RL, idAnoFuneDA-416_04, whole genome shotgun sequence, a single genomic window includes:
- the LOC125771102 gene encoding 39S ribosomal protein L50, mitochondrial: MAGIIRSTQVGRKVVGFLSKTSVDLNNVRFASSNRVKRIKKPEITNRDANQAKAAAMRAEVEEQSVLYEGKRFESAAQSLSARGYLRAIKPYTPPENASEQVLKIAKENKLNDTKQSFAGMEQKFAFLSACGKTFGHWVPNSMLHELQTVGDAIVFYQTPIDTRLPLDAISSVELPENLYIQQDYIRFHPETDIMFGGKSAFPKSSTVVTGLKYKQKYRGHEAKKSWP; this comes from the exons ATGGCTGGAATTATACGTTCTACGCAAGTAGGAAGGAAAGTGGTGGGATTCCTATCCAAAACATCTGTG GACCTCAACAACGTCCGGTTTGCCAGCTCGAACCGCGTTAAGCGCATCAAAAAGCCAGAAATTACTAATCGAGATGCGAACCAGGCTAAAGCGGCAGCAATGCGTGCGGAAGTAGAGGAACAGAGTGTACTGTATGAAGGCAAACGATTTGAATCGGCAGCACAATCGCTTTCTGCAAGAGG GTACCTACGTGCAATAAAACCCTACACACCCCCAGAAAATGCCAGTGAGCAGGTGCTAAAGATTGCTAAGGAAAATAAACTGAACGACACCAAGCAGTCGTTCGCTGGGATGGAGCAAAAATTTGCTTTCTTGTCTGCCTGCGGCAAAACGTTCGGACATTGGGTACCCAACTCAATGCTGCACGAATTGCAAACTGTCG GTGATGCAATTGTATTCTATCAAACACCGATCGACACTAGACTTCCGCTAGATGCGATAAGTTCCGTAGAGTTGCCGGAAAACTTGTACATTCAGCAAGATTACATACGTTTCCATCCTGAAACGGACATAATGTTCGGTGGAAAATCGGCTTTCCCCAAGAGCTCGACCGTTGTGACTGGACTGAAGTACAAACAGAAATATCGTGGCCATGAGGCAAAGAAATCTTGGCCGTAA